In one window of Desulfobulbaceae bacterium DNA:
- a CDS encoding DUF1778 domain-containing protein yields the protein MVTARFDMRLDERIKTKAEKARALLGLKSLSDYVAKLIDADASRVIAEHAGITLADDAFDRFVNTRYGFDFLCLHNGRTRMFISMKTVAQLPFQKISLR from the coding sequence ATGGTAACCGCTCGGTTCGATATGAGGTTGGATGAAAGAATTAAAACAAAAGCAGAAAAAGCAAGGGCCTTGCTTGGGCTAAAGAGCCTCTCTGACTATGTCGCCAAACTGATTGATGCCGATGCATCCAGGGTGATTGCGGAACATGCAGGAATTACGCTTGCTGATGATGCTTTTGACCGTTTTGTCAATACAAGATACGGTTTTGATTTTTTGTGCCTCCACAACGGAAGAACCCGGATGTTCATCTCCATGAAAACAGTCGCGCAATTACCCTTCCAAAAAATTAGCTTGCGCTAA
- a CDS encoding phosphate ABC transporter ATP-binding protein (ATP-binding protein; PstABCS is an ATP dependent phosphate uptake system which is responsible for inorganic phosphate uptake during phosphate starvation), whose product VEPEVILMDEPCSALDPIATAKIEELIAELRQQYTIVIVTHNMQQAARVSQRTAYFHLGDLIEVGYTDRLFTTPRHELTEDYITGRFG is encoded by the coding sequence GTGGAACCGGAGGTCATTTTGATGGATGAGCCTTGTTCCGCCCTTGATCCTATCGCTACCGCTAAAATTGAGGAGCTTATTGCGGAGCTTCGCCAGCAGTACACTATCGTCATTGTCACGCATAACATGCAGCAAGCAGCACGAGTGTCACAGCGAACCGCCTATTTTCATCTTGGTGATTTAATTGAGGTTGGCTATACAGACAGACTGTTCACCACCCCCCGCCATGAGTTGACTGAGGATTATATCACTGGTCGTTTTGGCTGA
- a CDS encoding pyruvate carboxyltransferase codes for MKGLIDSTLREGAQAIGINYSKEQKEAILVAISKLGIEEIEVGIATPLDTDLPELFKICRQKLPNTMTSLWSRCVDTDIIYAAELNPDVLSLSIPASDLHIDKKFKKSRDWALKTLANSINFAHNSGISNISVGFEDATRANISFLKELVLCAQQAGAFRIRIADTVGIATPREISTIVNTIIETTHLEVGVHTHNDFGMATANAISALETGADWADVSTLGIGERAGCARLEEVAGFLALQKGRSYLIEDLPKLSQLVSNFTKKNIDKNQPIVGSEIFFCETGLHLLGLEEDPKTYEPYQPEHVGAKRHLVYGGKVGRKNTINRLTKLTKSIPKIDIDRFFHDVRNKALTLGRPLNDTEFLSASQSNYLPANR; via the coding sequence ATGAAAGGATTAATTGACTCCACGTTACGGGAAGGCGCACAAGCGATCGGCATCAACTATAGCAAAGAACAAAAAGAAGCGATCTTGGTGGCAATCAGCAAACTGGGCATTGAGGAAATTGAAGTCGGCATCGCCACACCCTTAGATACTGATCTGCCTGAACTGTTCAAAATATGTCGACAAAAACTACCTAACACCATGACCTCCCTCTGGTCTCGATGTGTTGACACAGATATTATCTATGCCGCCGAATTGAACCCTGATGTCCTTTCTCTTTCAATTCCCGCATCAGATCTGCATATTGACAAGAAATTTAAAAAATCTAGAGACTGGGCTCTAAAGACACTGGCAAACAGCATAAATTTCGCTCACAACTCCGGTATCTCAAACATTTCTGTGGGATTTGAAGACGCCACGCGAGCCAACATCTCTTTCCTTAAAGAGTTGGTCCTCTGTGCTCAGCAGGCAGGCGCCTTCAGGATCAGAATTGCCGACACAGTCGGCATTGCAACACCGAGAGAAATTTCCACAATCGTAAATACCATTATTGAAACAACCCATCTTGAAGTTGGCGTGCACACTCATAACGATTTCGGCATGGCCACGGCAAATGCCATATCTGCTTTAGAAACTGGTGCAGATTGGGCAGATGTCTCAACTTTGGGAATTGGAGAGCGGGCCGGTTGCGCTCGCCTTGAGGAGGTAGCTGGTTTTCTGGCCCTGCAAAAAGGCCGCAGCTACCTCATTGAAGACCTGCCAAAACTAAGTCAACTGGTGTCGAACTTTACCAAAAAAAATATCGACAAAAACCAGCCCATTGTCGGAAGTGAGATTTTCTTCTGTGAAACCGGCCTTCATCTTCTTGGCCTTGAAGAGGACCCAAAAACCTACGAACCCTACCAACCAGAGCACGTCGGAGCAAAACGCCACTTGGTCTATGGAGGTAAAGTTGGCAGAAAAAACACAATAAATCGTCTGACTAAGCTAACCAAATCCATTCCAAAAATCGATATTGACCGTTTTTTTCATGATGTACGGAACAAGGCGTTAACACTTGGAAGGCCTCTTAACGATACAGAGTTTTTGTCAGCCAGTCAGAGCAATTATCTGCCGGCAAACCGCTAA
- a CDS encoding PstS family phosphate ABC transporter substrate-binding protein — protein MKKRLTKTVLLGAASLLLLSGISTPSLASSRDYISIVGSSTVYPFATVVAEKFGKSSRFKTPKIESTGTGGGMKLFCTGVGVQHPDISNASRRIKKSEFDQCQENGVKNIVEVKIGYDGIVLANSKQSPAMTITTKEIFLALAKDVPDPSGAEKVIPNPYKTWKDVNPSLPDVKIEVLGPPPTSGTRDAFVELAMEGGAKQFSWIKALNKSDKKAYKRICHTVREDGAYIEAGENDNLIIQKLESNPKAFGVFGFSFLDQNIDKIQGSTIDGNQPTFEAIADGSYTVSRSLFFYVKKDHAGVIPGINEFLGEFTSEAAWGNEGYLSDKGLIPMPVKERKAVAQDVKDMKTLEGL, from the coding sequence ATGAAAAAGAGATTAACAAAAACAGTTTTACTTGGCGCCGCCTCGCTTCTTTTGCTGAGTGGCATCAGCACCCCGTCATTAGCTTCAAGTCGTGATTATATCAGTATTGTCGGGTCGTCAACCGTCTATCCATTTGCCACGGTTGTTGCCGAAAAATTCGGTAAGTCCAGCCGTTTTAAAACCCCTAAGATCGAGTCTACCGGCACCGGCGGTGGTATGAAGCTTTTTTGTACCGGGGTTGGCGTCCAGCATCCTGACATCTCTAATGCCTCACGGCGCATCAAGAAGTCTGAATTTGATCAGTGTCAGGAGAATGGTGTGAAGAATATTGTTGAGGTAAAAATAGGTTATGATGGAATTGTTCTGGCAAATTCTAAACAATCGCCTGCCATGACAATTACGACCAAGGAGATCTTTCTAGCCCTTGCCAAAGATGTTCCGGACCCAAGCGGTGCTGAAAAAGTTATTCCCAACCCGTATAAAACTTGGAAGGATGTGAACCCATCTCTGCCGGATGTCAAGATAGAGGTTCTCGGACCTCCGCCAACCTCTGGTACTCGTGACGCTTTTGTTGAGCTGGCCATGGAAGGTGGCGCCAAACAATTTTCCTGGATTAAAGCATTAAATAAATCAGACAAAAAAGCGTACAAGAGAATTTGTCACACCGTCAGGGAAGATGGGGCCTATATCGAAGCTGGAGAGAACGACAATCTTATTATCCAGAAATTAGAATCAAATCCAAAGGCCTTCGGTGTGTTTGGTTTCAGCTTTCTTGATCAGAATATAGATAAGATTCAGGGCTCTACCATTGACGGCAACCAACCAACCTTTGAGGCTATTGCTGATGGCAGTTACACGGTTTCACGGTCACTGTTTTTCTACGTGAAAAAAGACCATGCTGGTGTAATTCCCGGTATTAATGAATTTCTTGGCGAATTCACCAGTGAAGCGGCCTGGGGTAATGAAGGGTATCTTTCCGATAAAGGGTTAATACCCATGCCGGTTAAAGAAAGAAAAGCCGTTGCTCAAGACGTTAAGGACATGAAGACGTTGGAAGGTTTATAA
- the nifB gene encoding nitrogenase cofactor biosynthesis protein NifB: protein MKTPKDLSKHPCFNVKVKGQFGRVHIPVAPKCNIKCNYCDRKYDCVNESRPGVTSNILSPSQALTYVKKVIEKEPRITVVGIAGPGDPFANASETLETMRLIRNEFPDMILCLSSNGLGLADHVAEIAEIGVSHVTVTVNTVDPAIGQKIYSYVRDGNVVYRGIQAAELLLARQLKAIELLKKHDVTVKINTIIIPGINDKHVIDVAKTMKKLGVDLLNCMAMFPNAGTPFADIIEPDKKKMAEIRNAAEKYLPQMRHCKRCRADAVGLLGEDKSSEMAGCLSACAQLPKEIAPEKQYVAVATKEGVLINQHLGEAETLQIWQKTDSGFEMKEVRETPKAGCGPRRWLNLARTINDCKALLVNSLGDKPKSVLAQYGIKPVQSSGFIEMGLEVIFSNEEGAIEKMKGREISCTEKTGCAGSGGGCL from the coding sequence ATGAAAACACCTAAAGACTTAAGCAAACACCCTTGTTTTAACGTCAAAGTAAAAGGTCAATTTGGCCGAGTTCATATACCAGTAGCACCAAAATGCAACATCAAGTGCAATTACTGTGACCGGAAATACGACTGTGTGAATGAATCAAGACCAGGGGTAACCAGCAATATCCTCTCACCATCCCAGGCCCTTACCTATGTAAAAAAAGTCATCGAAAAAGAGCCGCGAATCACCGTAGTTGGCATTGCCGGCCCTGGCGACCCTTTTGCAAATGCCTCAGAAACTCTTGAGACGATGCGTTTAATCAGAAATGAGTTTCCGGACATGATTCTCTGCCTTTCAAGCAATGGCCTTGGTTTAGCCGATCATGTCGCTGAAATTGCAGAAATTGGCGTCTCTCATGTGACCGTGACGGTTAACACAGTTGACCCTGCTATCGGTCAAAAAATATACAGCTACGTACGTGACGGCAATGTTGTCTACCGTGGAATTCAAGCTGCAGAACTGCTTCTAGCACGGCAACTCAAGGCAATTGAACTGTTAAAAAAACACGATGTAACTGTGAAAATTAACACCATTATTATTCCAGGCATCAACGACAAGCATGTTATCGATGTGGCAAAAACCATGAAAAAGCTTGGCGTTGATCTGCTCAACTGCATGGCCATGTTTCCCAATGCCGGCACCCCCTTTGCTGACATCATCGAACCGGATAAGAAAAAAATGGCAGAGATCAGAAATGCAGCTGAAAAATATTTACCACAGATGCGCCACTGCAAACGCTGTCGAGCCGATGCCGTTGGTCTCCTGGGAGAAGACAAAAGTTCTGAAATGGCAGGCTGCCTCTCGGCTTGTGCCCAGCTGCCCAAAGAGATAGCACCAGAAAAACAATATGTTGCAGTGGCAACCAAGGAAGGTGTCTTAATAAACCAGCACCTTGGTGAGGCTGAGACCCTGCAAATATGGCAAAAAACTGATTCCGGCTTTGAGATGAAAGAGGTACGCGAAACACCAAAAGCCGGCTGCGGCCCTCGCCGATGGCTCAACCTGGCACGGACCATTAATGACTGCAAGGCCTTGCTGGTCAACAGTTTAGGCGACAAACCCAAATCTGTTCTTGCACAATATGGCATCAAGCCAGTCCAGTCCAGCGGCTTTATCGAAATGGGTCTTGAGGTGATTTTCTCTAACGAGGAGGGTGCTATCGAAAAAATGAAAGGCCGTGAAATCTCCTGCACTGAAAAAACTGGCTGTGCCGGCAGTGGCGGCGGCTGCCTTTAG
- the nifE gene encoding nitrogenase iron-molybdenum cofactor biosynthesis protein NifE, which translates to MQSALLTERKDQVIRNDKTTAVDITCDKDSAAGAISQRACVFCGSRVVLYPIADAVHLVHGPIGCAVYTWDIRGALSSGPELHRLSFSTDIQEIDVIFGGEKKLYNALIELIERHKPKAAFVYSTCIVGIIGDDLESVCKKVTKETGITAIPVQSEGFKGNKRAGYIAACNAMARLVGTGDTSNIPPKSINILGDFNLAGEIWMIRKLYEKIGITVVANITGDGRVDDIRRCHGASLNVVQCSGATMHLANMMKKEYGIPSIRVSYFGIEDMADSIYAVADYFKDEEMKKKAQEVIRQELAEVYPKLQEYKKALHGKKAAIYVGGAFKAFSLVKAFRLLGMDVVMVGSQTGTESEYRELQEITDEGTIIADDSNPLELSSFLKEKDVDIFVGGVNERPIAYKLGVAFCDHNHERKEALAGFTGMLNFAQEVYSSVLSPVWKFMPRKATTQLEQSND; encoded by the coding sequence ATGCAATCAGCCCTGCTTACAGAAAGAAAAGATCAGGTAATTCGCAACGACAAAACGACAGCTGTCGACATAACCTGCGACAAAGATTCTGCCGCTGGTGCAATCAGCCAGCGAGCCTGCGTTTTTTGCGGATCTCGTGTCGTACTTTATCCAATCGCCGATGCCGTTCATCTGGTGCATGGGCCTATCGGCTGCGCTGTATACACCTGGGATATCAGAGGGGCCTTATCGTCAGGCCCTGAACTGCACCGCCTTAGTTTTTCAACGGATATACAGGAGATCGATGTCATCTTTGGTGGAGAAAAAAAATTATACAATGCCCTGATTGAATTGATTGAGCGCCATAAACCGAAAGCGGCCTTTGTCTATTCGACCTGCATTGTCGGCATCATTGGTGACGACCTGGAATCTGTCTGCAAAAAAGTTACAAAAGAAACCGGAATCACCGCCATCCCTGTGCAGTCTGAAGGTTTCAAAGGCAACAAGCGTGCCGGCTACATAGCCGCCTGTAATGCAATGGCTCGATTAGTCGGCACTGGTGATACCAGCAATATCCCACCTAAAAGTATCAACATCCTTGGTGATTTCAACTTAGCGGGCGAGATCTGGATGATCCGCAAATTATATGAAAAAATCGGTATCACGGTAGTCGCCAACATCACCGGCGACGGTCGAGTCGATGACATTCGTCGTTGTCATGGCGCCTCATTAAATGTCGTGCAATGTTCCGGTGCAACCATGCACTTAGCCAATATGATGAAAAAGGAGTACGGCATTCCATCCATCCGCGTATCCTACTTCGGCATCGAAGACATGGCTGACTCAATCTATGCAGTAGCTGATTATTTCAAAGACGAAGAGATGAAAAAAAAGGCCCAGGAGGTTATCCGTCAGGAGTTGGCTGAGGTCTATCCAAAACTTCAGGAGTACAAGAAAGCCCTGCACGGGAAAAAAGCAGCTATTTATGTCGGCGGTGCCTTCAAAGCCTTTTCCCTGGTCAAGGCCTTCAGATTACTTGGCATGGATGTCGTTATGGTCGGCTCGCAAACAGGAACTGAATCAGAGTATCGAGAACTACAGGAGATTACCGATGAAGGAACAATTATCGCTGACGACTCGAACCCGCTGGAACTTTCCTCGTTTCTGAAGGAAAAGGACGTTGACATTTTTGTGGGTGGCGTAAATGAGAGGCCCATTGCCTACAAACTAGGTGTTGCTTTTTGTGATCATAACCATGAACGCAAAGAAGCACTGGCAGGCTTTACAGGTATGCTTAATTTCGCCCAGGAAGTTTACAGCTCAGTGTTAAGCCCTGTGTGGAAATTCATGCCTCGAAAGGCAACAACGCAACTGGAGCAGAGTAATGACTAA
- a CDS encoding nitrogenase, whose protein sequence is MTKMPKPNYISTTNACKLCKPMGATLAFRGIEGAMPFLHGSQGCATYMRRYIISHFNEPMDIASSSLGEKNAVFGGGPNLKEGLKNVTEKFNPQLIGIATTCLTETIGDDVPMILHQYQSSSKTGCKQPMLVAVSTPSYSGTHMEGFHATVRATINAVTEETVDTEPCSINILPGFVSPADIRHLKEIASDWNIKATILPDISETLDGPALAECELIPHGGTPIESIKKMGSATATVEFGRSVADENSGALLLSEKHSVPCHRLGVPIGLRETDEFFSTLEAITKTPRPTKYSEERGRLIDSFADGHKYVFGKRAIVYGEEDLVIGITSFLAEIGIKPVLCASGGKSGNLKKAINSACGDLLKEEPAIYEGTDFYDIEEMAAGLSPDLLIGHSKGYQLSRKLDVPIIRVGFPIHDRLGGQRILHLGYRGAQYLLDLIANALLTKKQDDSPVGYSYM, encoded by the coding sequence ATGACTAAAATGCCCAAACCTAATTACATATCAACCACCAACGCCTGCAAACTCTGTAAACCAATGGGAGCGACGCTGGCCTTTCGCGGAATCGAAGGGGCCATGCCTTTTCTGCACGGATCTCAGGGCTGCGCCACCTACATGCGCCGCTACATCATCAGTCACTTTAACGAACCCATGGACATTGCCTCATCATCCCTTGGCGAAAAGAATGCGGTTTTCGGCGGCGGTCCTAACCTGAAAGAAGGGTTAAAGAACGTCACTGAAAAATTCAACCCGCAGCTTATTGGCATCGCCACCACCTGCCTGACTGAAACCATTGGCGATGATGTGCCCATGATCTTACACCAGTATCAAAGCTCATCAAAAACTGGTTGTAAACAGCCAATGCTTGTCGCCGTTTCAACGCCATCTTACAGCGGCACACACATGGAAGGCTTCCATGCAACGGTGCGCGCCACCATCAATGCTGTCACGGAAGAAACTGTAGACACAGAACCATGTTCAATAAATATTCTGCCAGGATTTGTCTCCCCAGCCGACATCAGGCACTTAAAAGAGATTGCCAGCGACTGGAATATCAAGGCCACCATATTGCCGGACATCTCGGAAACACTGGACGGCCCAGCTCTGGCCGAATGCGAACTGATACCCCATGGCGGCACGCCCATCGAAAGCATCAAAAAAATGGGGTCGGCTACTGCAACCGTGGAGTTTGGCAGATCGGTAGCAGATGAAAACTCAGGGGCACTTCTGTTGTCAGAGAAACACTCAGTACCATGCCATAGGCTGGGGGTACCTATCGGACTTCGCGAAACAGATGAATTTTTCTCTACACTGGAAGCGATAACAAAAACACCAAGGCCGACAAAATACAGTGAAGAAAGGGGCCGTCTGATTGATTCCTTTGCCGATGGCCATAAGTACGTTTTTGGAAAAAGGGCAATTGTCTACGGCGAAGAAGACCTGGTTATCGGAATAACTTCATTTCTTGCAGAGATCGGTATAAAGCCGGTTTTATGTGCCAGTGGCGGTAAGTCCGGCAACCTTAAAAAAGCTATCAACAGCGCTTGCGGTGATCTGCTTAAGGAAGAACCGGCGATATACGAAGGAACTGACTTCTACGATATTGAAGAGATGGCAGCAGGGCTTTCCCCAGATCTTCTTATCGGGCATAGCAAAGGCTACCAACTGTCACGTAAGCTTGATGTCCCCATAATCCGGGTTGGTTTTCCGATTCATGATCGGCTCGGCGGACAGCGCATTCTGCACTTAGGGTATCGCGGCGCCCAGTATCTTCTTGATTTGATTGCCAACGCGCTTCTCACCAAGAAACAAGATGATTCCCCTGTTGGCTACAGCTACATGTAA